The following proteins are encoded in a genomic region of Nakaseomyces glabratus chromosome J, complete sequence:
- the YCX1 gene encoding Ycx1p (CAGL0J09658g~Ortholog(s) have endoplasmic reticulum, fungal-type vacuole membrane localization), translating into MAVIPRLLAVCLFYSINLIAVIRYFDYDDRSGFGFYSKLILLTECFMMLGILTSDYLIPSLSFISRDILKISDRVSGMTLLALGNAIPDITTTYQSMKRNETSLALGELIGGVFFLLTVILGVVGIVSTVKFEPSTSPFADYPESCETYRESMQSHSYSREIFLQDMKIFLTMIVVSTLFLYDGRLFVWECLIMVVTYVACAAYMVSSHLNYGLENNSAVLNGDDHSSLRDIIYDNLSTITEENENSSLLGDNDHIVSPLTNENVNIRLFEAGIAERRKYIRRGIQRYMRTHYTGWVRMTLNDCLDLWEHSDMLKSQENLGKQDQDDIVDRTREIGSNEMDQTEISDTLSELPLPEQLPISKRIKRRSTSLTSNLERLEIPKIVYSDFSQGLVSDRFEQTATPAPVPIFSTPQPLHAPVFDGRPPTYRSLSYDHLGDIIQERNYRSVSDNRSELGEDLENMISRVSGTGREKKWYTASKLITYLIDAEVTLPISELITLLFSFPITLLLAILIPNDVFRSAVGDNSFITALQLSIAPMVFSFTLDNMFNIYWLSLVSIILLFSLLIFEAPLKDYQKHITSCFAFVLSLGGISFTVHLILDVLTSWADSFNLSPSVLGLTIFAWGNSIGDLVSNITFVQLGVIDVALGACFGSPLLYILFGIGIDGILVMLNKHGFRMPEKWYSLLFNCIQFKIDAHLISSSIGIIVAFFILIVGVPVNKWRLDFKVSILLLGLYVAVTVINIIFALKS; encoded by the coding sequence atggCGGTCATTCCGCGGTTGTTGGCTGTTTGCCTGTTTTATTCTATCAACCTAATTGCAGTAATACGATATTTTGACTATGATGATAGGAGtggttttggtttttaTTCGAAATTGATTCTGCTGACCGAATGTTTTATGATGCTTGGTATACTGACATCAGATTATTTGATACCATCGTTGTCCTTCATATCGAGGGATATCCTAAAGATATCAGATAGGGTTTCTGGTATGACTTTACTTGCCCTAGGTAATGCAATCCCTGATATCACCACTACCTACCAATCTATGAAACGAAATGAAACATCATTGGCTTTGGGTGAATTGATTGGTGGtgtttttttccttcttacTGTAATATTAGGAGTTGTTGGAATAGTATCAACAGTGAAATTTGAGCCATCCACTTCACCATTTGCAGATTATCCAGAAAGCTGTGAAACGTATCGCGAGTCGATGCAATCACATTCTTATAGTAGAGAGATTTTTTTGCAGGACATGAAAATCTTTTTGACTATGATAGTGGTTTCAACATTGTTTTTATATGACGGAAGATTATTCGTATGGGAATGCCTTATTATGGTGGTTACATACGTTGCTTGTGCAGCATATATGGTGTCAAGTCATTTAAACTACGGACTAGAAAATAATTCTGCTGTTTTGAATGGTGACGATCATTCCTCTTTGCGtgatattatatatgataatttaTCTACCATTACCGAGGAAAATGAGAACTCCAGTCTTCTTGGCGATAATGACCACATAGTCTCACCTTTgacaaatgaaaatgtcAATATAAGGTTATTTGAAGCAGGTATAGCTGAAAGGAGGAAATACATCCGCCGTGGAATTCAGCGTTACATGCGAACACACTATACAGGTTGGGTGAGAATGACATTAAATGACTGTCTTGACCTTTGGGAGCACTCGGATATGCTCAAAAGTCAAGAAAATTTAGGTAAGCAAGATCAAGATGATATTGTTGATAGAACTAGAGAGATTGGTTCAAATGAGATGGATCAGACTGAGATATCAGATACATTATCCGAATTGCCCTTGCCAGAACAACTACCAATCAGTAAGAGAATCAAAAGAAGATCCACATCATTAACTTCCAACTTAGAAAGACTAGAAATTCCTAAGATTGTCTATTCTGATTTTAGTCAGGGACTTGTGAGTGACAGATTTGAACAAACAGCAACTCCAGCTCCGGTACCCATATTTTCTACCCCACAGCCTCTACATGCACCAGTATTTGATGGAAGACCTCCAACTTATAGATCATTGAGTTACGATCATTTGGGTGATATAATACAAGAGCGTAATTATAGATCTGTTTCAGATAATAGGTCGGAGTTAGGTGAGGACTTAGAAAACATGATAAGTAGAGTAAGTGGAACAGGAAGGGAAAAGAAATGGTATACAGCGTCTAAATTGATCACGTATCTAATTGATGCAGAGGTAACATTACCAATCAGTGAACTTATTACTTTACTTTTCAGTTTCCCTATAACGCTACTATTGGCAATATTAATACCTAATGATGTGTTTCGTAGTGCAGTAGGTGATAACTCATTTATTACAGCACTACAGTTATCGATAGCGCCAATGGTGTTTTCCTTTACCTTGGATAACATGTTCAACATTTATTGGCTGTCTTTAGTATCAATcatattattgttttcactattaatatttgaagCACCACTAAAAGATTATCAGAAGCACATTACCTCATGTTTTGCATTTGTTCTGTCACTTGGTGGAATATCATTTACTGTTCATTTGATCTTGGATGTTCTTACAAGTTGGGCAGACTCCTTCAATCTTTCTCCAAGTGTACTGGGTCTAACGATTTTTGCCTGGGGTAATTCGATAGGTGACTTAGTATCGAATATTACTTTCGTACAACTTGGAGTCATCGATGTTGCATTGGGGGCTTGTTTTGGCAGTCCTTTACTCTATATCTTGTTTGGTATAGGTATTGATGGTATTTTAGTAATGCTTAATAAGCATGGATTCCGCATGCCCGAGAAATGGTACTCTCttttattcaattgtaTTCAGTTCAAAATTGACGCTCATTTGATAAGCTCTAGTATTGGTATTATCGTAgcgttcttcatcctcattgTGGGTGTGCCGGTAAATAAATGGAGACTTGACTTCAAAGTTAGCATCCTATTACTTGGTCTCTATGTTGCCGTTACTGTAATAAACATAATATTTGCATTGAAGTCGTGA
- the HEM3 gene encoding hydroxymethylbilane synthase (CAGL0J09680g~Ortholog(s) have hydroxymethylbilane synthase activity, role in heme biosynthetic process, pathogenesis and cytoplasm, nucleus localization), giving the protein MTRESINIGGRRSKLAVVQSNHVRDLVQAKFPQYDCTVFTLQTLGDQIQFKPLYSFGGKALWTKELEDYLYCEDQEKRLDLIVHSLKDMPTLLPDGFELGCVTKRVDPTDCIVMPRGSPHRCLADLPEGAVVGTSSVRRSAQLKRKFPHLKYQSVRGNIHTRLEKLDDPEGPFQCLVLASAGLVRMGLEDRITQRLHSDIMYHAVGQGALGIEIRQGDKKILQILDEIADLESTVCCLAERSLMRTLEGGCSVPIGVESSYDHKTKKLLLKGIVVNVEGTMAIEDQQEVVVNDIREDSIKCGVLLAHKMIKDGAKKILDEINLERVIQQ; this is encoded by the coding sequence ATGACCAGGGAGAGTATCAATATTGGCGGGAGACGGTCTAAGCTGGCGGTTGTGCAGTCTAACCATGTTCGTGATCTAGTGCAGGCGAAGTTTCCGCAGTACGACTGCACGGTGTTCACGTTGCAGACTCTCGGGGACCAGATACAGTTTAAGCCGCTGTACTCGTTTGGGGGCAAGGCGCTGTGGACGAAGGAGCTGGAGGACTACCTGTACTGCGAGGACCAGGAGAAGCGGCTGGACCTGATCGTGCACTCGCTGAAGGATATGCCTACGCTGTTGCCCGACGGGTTCGAGCTCGGGTGTGTCACGAAGCGTGTGGATCCGACAGACTGCATCGTGATGCCTAGGGGTTCTCCACACCGCTGTCTGGCTGATCTGCCCGAGGGCGCCGTGGTCGGGACTTCGTCGGTGCGCAGGTCCGCGCAGCTGAAGCGGAAGTTCCCACACTTGAAGTACCAGAGCGTGAGAGGGAACATCCACACCAGACTCGAGAAGCTCGACGACCCAGAGGGGCCCTTCCAATGTCTGGTCCTCGCATCCGCTGGCCTCGTGAGAATGGGCCTGGAGGACAGAATCACCCAGAGACTGCACTCAGATATCATGTACCACGCCGTGGGCCAAGGCGCGCTCGGCATAGAGATAAGACAAGGCGACAAGAAAATCCTGCAGATCCTCGACGAGATCGCAGACCTGGAGTCCACAGTGTGCTGCTTGGCCGAGAGATCCCTGATGAGAACTCTGGAAGGTGGCTGCTCCGTGCCTATCGGTGTAGAGTCCTCCTACGACCACAAGACCAAGAAACTGCTACTGAAAGGTATCGTGGTGAACGTGGAAGGAACCATGGCCATCGAAGACCAGCAAGAAGTGGTCGTGAATGACATTAGAGAGGACTCCATCAAATGTGGTGTCTTGCTAGCTCACAAGATGATCAAGGACGGCGCTAAGAAAATCCTAGATGAAATTAACCTGGAGAGAGTCATccaacaataa